The Hordeum vulgare subsp. vulgare chromosome 7H, MorexV3_pseudomolecules_assembly, whole genome shotgun sequence DNA window TCCACCGGTTGCTGCCATTGTTAAAGTATCTGTACTGCCGTTTGAGGTTGGTTTGGAGTTTCTACCTATGATGTTACTCGCAAATTAACTGAATGCATGCCAGTTGTAGTTCCTTCTACTATTGCCTGATGTGCGCTCTGCAATGAACAATCTGCTGTCCCATGACCATCTAGCGTTTAATTCAGTAACCGGAGCTTCTGTCCTATGCCTACTGCGATAACAAGAAAATTAAGGGCAGTGTAGGAGTAGGAGGCACTCAACTTCCAAACTGCATGAAGATGGAAATAACATGATATATACTCCttctgttcttaaatataagtctttttaaagatttcattaggtgattacatacaaaataaaatgaatgaatatacatTTTAATATAAAGTATGTATAtacacatccgtatgtagtccactaatgaaacatttaaaaagacttatatttagaaacggaggaattAGATTTTATTGTTTTGACACTTCAGTGAAATCAGTCAATCATCATATGAATCAGAAGGGTTAGACTTGGCATTTCAGTTAAGTCAGCTATGTCCAGTGGATGAATACTTGGAAGGCTGAAGCCAAAGATCCATTAACGTCTTGGGATATTTGTGTTGCTGCTTGTCTTGCCCTTTACGAAAGGTGTGGCATGTTCGAAAGGCAACTTATTTTGGTTCCGGATTGTCTACTCATCGATAGTTAATGCGGCATCAAATCTTTTGTTCATCGAGTTGATCCAATAACGCATGATTTGTGCAGAAATTTGACTTAATCATCAGCAATTAGTGTAACCTGGTCTACAGCAAAAACTGAAAGAATATTTCTAGTAAAAGAACATGTTAAGAAAACAACTTATTAATTTTGAAACCAGTAACTTGTCAATGGTACTCGAGAACAATAATTCCCACTAATCTTACTAGTACTACACAGCAGTACTACTAGCAAATGGCAACTAATCAAACACATGATTGAAGAACAATGCCTATTAACCGAagctcaaagatgatccaagaacAATGGCGATTAACCGAAGCTCGGCCTGCCCTGGACTACTGCAGCGGTGGAGCAGCGGAGGGCATCTTGTCGGCGTGGCGGCGCACGTTATCCCGGAGGCGCTGGAGCGCCCTGGCGAACACGGGCAGCTCCGCCTCCCCAAGCGCCTCGACGTCCACCTCCCACCAGAAGCGCTTCCCCGCCTGCGTCTGCACCTCCACCACCTTCTTCCCGACGGCGCTCATCCGCTGGGCCTCCGCCGCGACCTCCACGCCCATGGCCTCCGTCTCCCGGCACAGCGCCTCCAGGGCCTCCCACTCCACGTCGTCGGCAGCAGTGACAGGAGCGAGGGCGTCGGCGCAGCCCAGGACGGCGTCGGTGGAGGGGCTGCCGAAGGCGAACGCCTTGCCGGCCTCGGAGAAGACGACGATGGCGAGGCTGGCGCGGCAGAGCACGGCGAGCTCCGCGGCCTTCTTCCAGAGCCCGGACTTGCGCTTGGAGAAGGTCACCTGCCGGGACTCCTTCTTCTCCACCCGGCGGTTCTCTCTGCGCTGCCGCCCCTTCGTCTTCTTGCCGAGCGGCGGCAGCGTCATGGTGGCTTGCTCAACGACGGAGGGCAAGCGCGGCGGTTGCGTCATGGTCGCGCTCTGAACAAGGGGGAGAAaacgcgacggcggcggcggcggcggcgggtgctgtctctctctctttcttgagctTCTCTCTCGGTGCGACGGGACGACGGTGCCAAGAGCGAACGGCGAAAGGGGAATATAAGGATCTCTGCATGTGTCTCTGCAAGGAAAGAGACGGCGGCGGATCAACTCGGGTCCGGGTTTGGATTGGAGACGCGGTAACATTTTTGGAAACCATCCGCACAAACAAGGAAGGAGAAGGCGGCGTTTGGAAGATGATCGATCGGTGTGATACTCGGATTTGGGAAAGGAAAAAAGATTTGGTGCGTCCCCTGTTCGATCTGCCACCAGCCCACCACCTGTCCCTGCTAAGCATCGGCAGCATCACCGCGCACCGAAAAAGTGTTCTTTTACCGGAGCCGATATGTACCAGTTAGACCATGTATAACAATGCCTGTCTCTCCCTATCTCTCCCTTCTCCCCCTAATAAAAAGGAAAACTCTATCGTTCCACCGACGGATTTTGCTTTTCGCGTCCATCGTCTCCTTTGTTCGCCACGTGGCCGGGCGGGACGAGCCGTTTTCCTGAAACAACTCCATTGTTTCAGGATGTTTCCTGCAACTTAGGAGTAGTTGCAGAACGAGGAATACAGGCATGGCGACGACGGCTTTCACGggaagagctcgccggccgccccgccgccggccgccccgtcgccggccgccgccccgtcaccggccgcctcgccgcctagagctcgccggccgccccgccgcgtAGAgatcgccggccgccccgccccgccgcctagagctcgccggccgcctcgccgccaagagctcgccggccgcctcgccgcctagagctcgccggccgccccgccgcgtagagctcgccggccgccccgccccgccgccaagaGTTTCCCTGCTCGCTAGTAGTGGTTCTGCAActcgacctttgttgcaaaaattcctgaaacatgatctttgttgcaaaaaattcttccgCAAAAACGAAGGAAAAAatcctgcaacaagcaaattgtttctgaaactcgaccgttgtttcaggatttaatggatccaaagtttattttttgcaacaaagcgattgtttctggaACTCGAACGTCGTTTCAGGAATTAAATCAGGAGCGGATCGGACGGCTATGGACGAGATCGAACGGCTGTGGAGGTGATGGATTTTTAGTAAATATCCACCGGTGGATTGGTAGCAGCCCCCTAATAaaaaagcaaatacggtttctgatCGTCCGTCATGAAAATTACCCTTAAAGTTTACATAAATTACCCACTAtatcaccggtaagtaatagaaacgtTTTACAAAGCAcaaaatcttggactgggccggcccatgtaaaaacctcctatattacgctctgcatgctgggagactatccagcacaccgtatgaaCCGGTCCATATACAGGCGCCTGTTTTTagttctatttatttatttattttcagttccgttttaaTTTTTGTATTATAaacaatttagaacttcaaataatctttaattttttaataaactgaaaaatataaagcaacatatttaaaaaaataaaatgtttgtgacttcaaaaactactcggagttttgtaaaaaatgctcgcatatacaataaaatgtttgcaattttagaaaaatgtttatacaataagaaaagtccaagATTTCAAATACAAtttcatgtattaaaaattattaaaggcatttaacaaaatgctttctaattcaaaatatgttaatgcatttaaaaaatgtcttaaaattttaaaaatagctaatgcctgttttgatagtttctttttttatttaaaattttccgttcattttattttatttctaattgaaataatttagaattaaaaAAACTTTGGCATATTAGAAATAGGAAatttgaattaaaatgctgacgaaaaCATAAAAAGGTTTGTGGTTTCAAAAAAAGCGCcggttttttatatttttttgcaaattccaaaataatgtccatgaatttaataaatatattactgatttataaaaatgtttgtttattatgaaaaacttcatgcatttcaaaaaatgtttatgaatttaaaataaaatcctccaacatcaaaaattatgttcgtcttttcttcaattggaagccaattcaaaagaaaatatttaaacccgttcgaaatataaaaaatattcacgatttttagtaaatatttgtaaattgtaaaaaaatgttctcgattttaaaattgttctcatatttgtaaaattgttcacgaaagatctaatgtatgtagttaaactttaatgcttctaagtctttgtgacaatatacgtgtgtgaattttgaaaaattaactgttggatggatcgaattattattgtatgtttttttagaaaaatcttgaaattcagaataaatcttttaGTTACCaaaatttttgacaaccatgatatatattttttgaaaatgtaaaaattggttcaacttgtgaataatttAAAAGAAgatacattttcttgcatttctcACAAAATTTTAAAATTAAACGAtaat harbors:
- the LOC123411792 gene encoding agamous-like MADS-box protein AGL61, translated to MLPRLQSKPGPELIRRRLFPCRDTCRDPYIPLSPFALGTVVPSHRERSSRKRERQHPPPPPPPSRFLPLVQSATMTQPPRLPSVVEQATMTLPPLGKKTKGRQRRENRRVEKKESRQVTFSKRKSGLWKKAAELAVLCRASLAIVVFSEAGKAFAFGSPSTDAVLGCADALAPVTAADDVEWEALEALCRETEAMGVEVAAEAQRMSAVGKKVVEVQTQAGKRFWWEVDVEALGEAELPVFARALQRLRDNVRRHADKMPSAAPPLQ